The Streptomyces fungicidicus nucleotide sequence CACGGACTTTTCCTCGGCGAACCAGGAGTGATCGACTCCCAGGCCCCGGACGACGTAGTCGCCCTGCCGGGCAGGCGGGACGCCGCGCCCCGCGGATGAAGCGCACCAGCGGCCATCCCCGGTCCAGTGCGGTGTCCTTGCCGGCAATGCCCAGGTACACGCTGTCGTTCATGGTTCCGGGAACGTAGTGCACGACGTGTCCCCGTCCGCGAGTACACGGCAGGGACAGGGCGACGCCCCGCCGCACCGGCGTGCGGCGAAGCGTCGCCCGCGGGCCCGCGAAGGGCCGTTCAGCTCTGCGGCCGCTTCCCGTGGTTGGCCGCGTGGTTGCGGCGGGCCTTCTTCTTCCGGCGCCTCTTCGAGGACATGGGCGTCTCCCTTGTGACGTGGGGCCGTGAGACCGTGTCCCGCCCGGCCGTTCCGGAACCGGCGGACGGCGATGGACCGCCGCCCATTCTTCCGCAGGGCTCCCGGCGCCGCGACTCGCGCCGTGCCGGACACCGCGCACGTCCACACTGTTGTCGCCGCGCGCCCGCCGGGCGACGATGGGCCCCAGCGCATCGCCCCGCGGGAGGCCATGGTGACCGATCCCTGGGTGGCCCTGGAGCCAGGAGCCGACCCTGCCGAGCGCGTACGCGCGCTGCACCGGGCGCACGAGACCTTCACCGAGGCCGGCACGGTGCCGCGCCCGGTGCGCGGCGTGGTCGCCGACTCGTGGCGGCGTTCGGCGCGCGCCGGGGTCCACCCGGACGGCTCCGCCGACGTCGAACTGACGGACGGTGACCTCGGGACCTACCGCGCCGAGCATCCGCTGGCCCATGTGATGCCGCTGTTCCGGGAGTTGCTGGGCACGTTCGCCTCCGACGGCCGCCATCTGCTGGCGGTGTGCGACGCGCGCGGCAGGCTGCTGTGGGTCGAGGGGCACGCGTCGACGCTGCGGCAGGCGGGGCGGATGAACTTCGTGCCGGGCGCACGGTGGTCGGAGAGCGCGGTCGGGACGAACGCTCCGGGCACGGCGGTCGCCGTCGGCCGTCCGGTCCAAGTGTTCGCGGCCGAGCACTTCGTGCGGCGCGTGCAGCCGTGGACGTGCGCGGCGGCACCCGTGCACGACCCCCGCACGGGGCGGCTGCTCGGTGCGGTGGACATCACCGGCGGCAACGGCCTCGCGCATCCGCACAGCCTCGGGTTCGTGCGTGCCGTGGCCCGTGCGGCGGAGTCCCAGCTGGCGTTGCTCACGCCGGGCCGCCCGGCCGCCCGCGGGTCCGAACTGGCGGTGCTGGGCCGCGACCGTGCCGTGCTGACGACGGGGGGCCGCGGGATACGGCTCAGCCGCCGGCACAGCGAGATCCTCGTCCTGCTGGCCGAGCGTCCCGACGGCCTGACCGGCGACGAACTCGCGTGCGCGCTGTACGAGGACGAGTCGGTGACGCCGGTGACGCTGCGCGCCGAGCTGGCCCGGCTGCGTCAGGTGCTCGGGCCGGGGGTGCTCGCGTCGCGTCCCTACCGGCTCACCCTGCCCCTGGAGTCCGACGCGGCCGTCGTCGAACGCCGGCTGGCGGCGGGCGCGGTCACCACCGCCCTGGCCGGCTACCCCGGCCCGCTGCTGCCCGCCTCCCGGGCGCCGGCGGTCGTACGGCTCAGGCGCCGCCTCGCCGACGGGCTGCGCGCTGCGCTGGTCGCGGGCGCGGATCCCGACCTGCTGGCCGACTGGGTCCACGCCCCGTGGGGCGAGGACGACGTGGAGGTGTGGCGGGCGCTGGCCGCGGCCCGGCCCACGCCGTCCCACCGGGCCCGGCTGGCCGCGCTGGAGGCGGAACTGGCGGCTCCGGGCGGGTGGGCCGGCCGCGAGGACGGGTAGCGGCGCCGGCCGGTCCGCAACGTGGTTGCAACGTTCGCGTCCCTACGCTCCGGCGCAGAGCTGCCCAACGGCGGGCGGCGCTGCCGAAGGAGGCCAGTCCGCATGACCCGTTACGCGGCGCCCGGAAGCGAGGGCGCGATCGTCTCCTACCTGCCCCGCTACGACCACTTCATCGGCGGGGAGTACGCGCCTCCGGTCAGGGGACAGTACTTCGAGAACCCGAGTCCGGTGAACGGGCAGCCGTTCACCGAGGTGGCACGCGGTACGGCGGAGGACGTCGAGGCGGCGCTCGACGCGGCCCACGCGGCCGCGCCCGGCTGGGGGCGCAGGTCGGCGTCCGAGCGGTCCGACATCCTGCTGAAGATCGCCGACCGCATGGAGGCCAATCTGGAGGCCCTGGCGGTCGCGGAGAGCTGGGAGAACGGCAAGCCCGTACGGGAGACCCTGGCGGCCGACATCCCGCTGGCCATCGACCACTTCCGCTACTTCGCCGGCGCCGTGCGCTCCCAGGAGGGCACGCTCAGCGAGGTCGACGGCGACACCGTCGCCTACCACTTCCACGAGCCGCTGGGGGTAGTCGCCCAGATCATCCCGTGGAACTTCCCCATCCTGATGGCGACATGGAAGCTGGCGCCCGCCCTCGCCGCGGGCAACGCGGTGGTCCTCAAGCCCGCGGAGCAGACGCCGGTCTCCATCCACTACTGGCTGAGCCTCGTCTCCGACCTGCTGCCGCCGGGCGTGCTGAACATCGTCAACGGCTTCGGCCCGGAGGCCGGCAAGCCGCTCGCGTCCAGTCCGCGGGTGGCGAAGGTGGCCTTCACCGGGGAGACGTCCACCGGACGGCTGATCATGCAGTACGCGGCCGAGAACCTGAAGCCGGTCACGCTGGAGCTGGGCGGCAAGTCGCCGAACATCTTCTTCGACGACGTGTGGGAGAAGGACGACGACCTGCGGGACAAGGCCCTCGAGGGGTTCACGATGTTCGCGCTGAACCAGGGCGAGGTGTGCACCTGCCCGTCCCGCGGGCTGATCCAGCGCGGCAACTACCCCGACTTCCTGGCCGCGGCCGTCGCCCGCACGGAGCTGATCAGGCCCGGGCATCCGCTCGACACCGACACGATGATCGGCGCGCAGGCGTCGAGCGAGCAGCTGGCCAAGATCCTCTCCTACATCGACATCGGCCGGCAGGAGGGGGCCAAGGTCCTCACGGGCGGCGAACGGGCCGAGTACGACGGTGACTTGAAGGGCGGCTACTACGTGCGGCCGACCATCTTCGAGGGCGACAACCGCATGCGTGTCTTCCAGGAGGAGATCTTCGGCCCCGTCGTCTCCGTGGCGTCGTTCGACGACTTCGACGACGCGATCAAGATCGCCAACGACACGTCGTACGGTCTCGGCGCGGGCGTGTGGACCCGCGACATCAACACGGCCTACCGCGCCGGGCGGGCCATCCAGGCGGGCCGCGTCTGGACCAACTGCTACCACGCCTACCCCGCGCACGCGGCATTCGGCGGCTACAAGCAGTCCGGGATCGGCCGGGAGACGCACAAGATGATGCTGGACCACTACCAGCAGACGAAGAACATCCTCTGTTCTTACAGCCCTCGGAAACTTGGCTTCTTCTAGAGCCTGAAGTCGGGTTGCCCGGAGGCATCGTCGCGCTCCAGGCAACCCGACGCCCCGTTCAGGTCACCGGACCCGGGGTGGGCGGTGCCGGGTCGTAGTCGGCCTTTTCGCCGAGGTCGCGCAGGCGCGTTGCGGCGGTGAGCATGTCCCGGTGGCTGGTGTAGAGGGCGTTGACGCCGAAGCGGAGCAGGTCGGGCGCGCGCATGTCCGCGATGACCCCGACCTCCGCGAGGGCGACGGCCAGACCGCGGGCGTGGGCGTGGCGGAGGGTGACCTGACTGCCGCGGCGGCCGGGTTCGGCCGGGGTGACGGGGGTGAAGCCCAGAGGGGGCAGGAGTGCGTCCACGCAGCGCAGGAAGAAGCCTGTCAGCGACAGGCTCTTGGTACGGAGCCGGGCCAGGTCGACGCCGTCGAAGGCGGTGAGGGCCGCTTCCAGGGCGAGCAGGGAGAGGATCGGCGGGGTGCCGATGCGGGCGCGGGCGATGCCGGGGGCAGGTGTGTAGGAGTCGGCCAGGGCGAAGGGATCGGCGTGGCCGGTCCAGCCCGGCAACGGGGTTTCCAGCGTGGTGTGGTGGCGTCGGGCGACGTAGAGGAAGGCGGGAGCGCCGGGGCCGCCGGAGAGGAACTTGTAGCCACAGCCGACCGCCAGGTCCACGCCCAGGCCGTCGACGTCCAGGGGCAGGGCGCCGGCGGCGTGGCACAGATCCCACAGCGCCAGGGCCCCGGCGTCGTGCGCGGCCCGGGTCAGCGTCCGCATGTCGTACAGCTCGCCGGTGCGGTAGTCGACGGGCGAGTAGCTGACGACGGCGACCCGATCGCCCTCGGCGGCGAGGAAGTCCGGAAGATCCCCCGGGCGCACGTGCCGTACCGCCAGGTCGCGGCGGCGGGCGACCGCGTCGGCGAGGTAGCGGTCGGTCGGGAAGTGCCCGGGGTCGGTGACCAGCAGCGGGCGGTCCGGGCGGAGGGCGGCGGCGGCGTCGAGGGCGGTGAACAGCTGCACGCTGGTGGAGTCGCCTGCGATCGTCTGCCCCGGCGCCGCTCCGATGAGCCTTCCGACGGTGTCGCCGACGCGCAGCGGCGCCTCCCACCAGCCGGCCGCGTTCCAGGAGCCGATGAGTCCGGTCGCCCACTGGCGCCGTACGACGTCGTCCAGGGCCGCCGGCACGGCGGCGGGCAGTGGGCCCAGGGAGTTGCCGTCGAGGTACACGACGTCCGGCGGGAGCAGGAAGCGGGCCCGGAGGTCGGCCAGGGTGTCGTCGGCGTCCAGCCGTGCGGCCTGCTCGTGCAGGCCGGCGGTCGCGGAGAGTGCGGGGGTCATCGGTGTGCGGCCTCCTCGTCCGCTCGGCCGGCGTCCGCCGGGAAGTGGGCGGCCGCCATGTCCCGGAGGGTGTCGGCGACCGCGCGGGCGCCGGGCGCCCCGGGTTCGATGAGGGTGTAGTGGCCGGTGCCGGGCAGGACGACCGTCCTGAGGTCCTGGTGCACGGCCGCGTAATCGCTGAACTGGGTGAGGGGGACCTCCTCGTCCGCGGCGCCGTGCAGGAGCACGGTGGGCACGCCCGTGGTCCCGGTGCCGCGCAGCAGGGTGAGGGGGTCGACCTCGGGCAGGCGTGCCGTGAAGTGCTCCTCGCCGCCGAGGAGTTGCAAGGCGGCGTCATCGCTGAGGCGGTCGCGGCGGGTGGCGGTGAGGTCGGTGATCGGGGCGAGGGCGAGCACACTCGTCGGCAGGGTGCGCGTGTACCAGCGGGAGGCGGGCGGCAGCAGGCCCCGGGCGGCGCACCACAGGGCCAGGTGGCCGCCGGAGCAGTGGCCTGCCAAGACGTAGGGGCGGCCTTCGGGCAGCGTGTCGACGATGCGGGCGATGTCGTCGAAGGTCTCGGGGTGGCCGCCCGCACCGCCGGATCGTCTGAAGCCCGGGAGCAGCACATTGAACCCCTGCGTGGACAGCCAGTCCGCGAAGGGGGTCAGGTGCATCCGGTCGTAGCGCCAGTAGCCGCCGTGCAGGAGGATCACCAGCGGGGCCTCCGGGCCGACGGACGGCCAGGCGTCGTAGGACTGGTGGGGGTGGTCGCCGTAGCGGCCGTGCACCGGGGCCAGGACCGGCTTCAGGCTCAGGACCCGTCGCTCCTCCTCGGCCGCGAAGGCGGAGATCGGCCTAGACGTCACCGCGCACCTCCCACAGTTCGGGGAAGACCGGCCGGGCGGCGCGCTGTTCGAGCCAGGCGAGACCGGCGGATCCGGCGCTGCCCGGTTTGGCTCCCATGGCGCGGCGGACCACCAGGACGTGGTCGAACCGCCAGCGGGTGACGAGTTCGGCGATGTCCGTGAGCAGTTCGCCCAGCGCGAGGTGGGGGTGGTGCTGCGGACCGGCGTAGACGTGCCTCCACGCCTCCACCACGCCGGGGTCTGCGTCGTAGGGGCGGATCACGTCCCGTTCGCGGACATGGGCCGGGACCGGCAGGCCCTGGCGGTGGAGGTAGGCCAGCACGTCGTCGTACAGGGACGGTTCGCGGTAGGTCTCGGCGAGCGCCTCGTGGACGGCCGGGTCTCCGCGGTGGGCGCGCAGCAGCCCGGCGGACTTGTCGCCGAGGAGGAACTCCATGTGCCGGTACATCGCCGACTGGAAGCCCGAGGCCCGGCCGAACGCGGCCCTGAAACCGTTGAACTGGGCAGGCGTCAGGGCGGCGATGGGCTCCCAGGCGCCGCTCAGAGCGGTCAGCGCGCGGCGGCTGCGCACCAGCGCGTCCATGGCTGCGGGCAGGTCGTCCTTGGCGAAGGCGACCTTGGCGGTGCGCCACTCGTGCACGATCAGGGTGAACCACAGCTCCATCACCTGGGTGGTGACGAGGAAGCCCATCTCGTCCGGGGCCTCGGTGAACGGGTGCTGCAGCGTGTTGAGGACCGAGGCGTGCACATACGTGTCGTAGGGGCTGGCGCCCTCGAAGGGGCAGGTCAGGGTGGAGTCGGTGCTCGTGCGGTCGTTCATCACATCTCCCAGGAGTGCGTAGGGTCACACACCGAGGTGGGCGCCGCCGGAGGCGTCGATCCACTGACCGGTAACCCAGCGGGCGTCGTCGCTCGCGACGAAGGAGACGACGTCCGCGATGTCCACCGGGTCGCCGAGCCGGCCGAACGTGGAGGCCTCGGAGTAGCGGCGGCGGATCTCCGGAACGGCGAGGGTGGGGTTGATCTCCGTCTCGGTGTAACCGGGTGCGACGGCGTTGACGGTGATGCCCCGCGGGCCGAGCTCATGGGCCAGGGAGAGGGTGAGGTAGTCGAGGGCGGCCTTGGTCATGGTGTAGGAGACGATCGCCGGGAAGGCGACGCGGGCCGCGACGGAGGAGATGTTGACGATCCTGCCGCCGTCCCGCAGGCGGTCCAGTCCGCGCTGGATGATGAAGAACGGCGCCTTGACGTTGATGGCGAAGACGCGGTCGTAGTCGGCCTCCGTCACCTGGGCGATGGGGCGGGGTACGGTGATGCCCGCGTTGTTGACGAGGATGTCCAGGCCCGCCGGGGCGTCCTGCTGCGCCAGGGCGTCGTCGAAGGCCGACCACAGAGTGTCGGCGTCGCCGGGGACGCCGAGTTCGGCGTGGAGGGGGAAGGCGCGGCCGCCGTCGGCCTGGATCTCCTTGACGGTCCGCTCGGCTGCCGTCAGGTCGTGGCCGTAGTGGACCGCGACGAGGGCGCCTTCGCGGGCGAGGCGGTGACTGATGGCTCTGCCGATGCCCCGGCTGCCTCCGGTGACCAGGGCGGTCTTCCCCGTGTGGCGGGCGGTGGCGGTCATCGTGGGTCTCCTTCGCTGAGGGGTGGCGTGGCGCTGACGGATCGGGCGTCGAAGGCCGACGTGATCGGATTGCCGGTCAGGCGTCGAAGTCGAGGGTGATCTCGGGAGTGCGGGGCCTGGCGCGGCAGACGAGCGTGTAGCCGGCGGCGCGGTCGCGTGCGTCCAGGGCGTGCTGGCCGTCCGCCGTCACCTGTCCGGATACGACCTTCGCGCGGCAGCTGCCGCAGACACCCTCCCGGCAGGCGTAGGGCATGTCGGGGTGGCTGCGCAGCAGTGCGTCGAGCAGGACCGGGTCGTCCGGCAGGACGGTGGCGGCACGGCGGCGCCCGTCCAGCAGGGCCGTGACCCGGTACTCCCCCGCCCCCAACGCCTGCCCGACCGGCTCCGGCTCCGGTGGCTGCCTGTCCTCGGCGGTGAACAGCTCCCAGCGGACGAACGACGGATCCGCGCCGAGGCCTGCCAGCACGTGCCGGACGGTGGCGACGAGGCCGGGTGGTCCGCACAGGGCGAACGTGGTGTCCGGGCCCGGCCGGGCGTCCACGGCGGCCAGCAGCCGGCGCACTCCGGAGGCGTCCAGCCGCCGTGCGAGCGGACCGCCCCCGCTCCCCCGGTCCTCCCGCGTCAGCACGTACAGGACGGTGAAACGGTCGACGAACTCGTCCTTGACCTCGGCCAGTTCATCGGCCAGCACGGCGTCGTCGGAGGTGCGCACCGAGTGGACCAGGCTGACGCGGCAGGTCGGGTCCCGGCGCAGCGCGTGGGCGGCCATCGGAGCCAGGGGGGTGATGCCGGTGCCGCCCGCGAGGAGCACATGATGGGCGCCCGGCAGCCGCGGCAGGGCGAAGGCGCCGGTGGGCGCGGAGAGTTCCAGACGCGCGCCCGGTACGAGCCGGGTGGTGGCGTACTCGCCGAAGCCGCCCGGGCCGGAGCGTTTGATCACCAGGCGGAGCGCCGAGGGGGCGTGCGGTGGTGGGCAGAGCGAGTAACTGCGGCGCAGTTCGGCGCCGGAGGCCTGCCGGTGCCGGACGACGACGTGCCGGCCGGGGTGGTGGGCGAAGACATCGCGCAGGTTGGTGGGCACGTGCAGGGTGACGGCGACCGTGTCGGCGCTCAGGTGACGGACCTCGCGGACGTCCAGCGGGTGCCAGCCGAAGCGGCGGGGCGGGCCGGCCGGTGCCTCGTCGGGGAGGGCGGGCGGGGCAGTGTTCACGTGTGCCTCACAGCGCGGTCAGGTGGGGGAAGGGCTCGCGGCACGCGGTGCACCACAGCACGGACTGACAGCGGGCCGGGCCGAAGGCGCTGTGCGGCCGGGTGGCCCTCGAGCCGCAGTGCGGGCAAGGCACGGCGCCCAGCGCGACGGGGACCGGACTGTCCGGCGCCGGGGTCACGGGTGGCGCGATGCCGTGCGCGGCGAGGGCGCGCCGCCCTTCGGGGGTGATGCGGTCCGTCGTCCAGGGGGGCGTCAGGACGTGCCGGACGCGGCCGTCCGGGTGGCCGCAGGAGGTCAGGATCCCCCGCACGGCGGCGGTGATCTCGGGCAGCGCGGGGCAGCCGAGGTAGGTGGGCGTGATCTCCACCTCCAGCACGCCGTCGGCGCCGGGGGCGACACGGCCCACCACGCCGAGGTCGCCGAGGCCGATCACCGGCAGTTCCGGGTCCGGGAGAGCGGCCACCCGCTCGCGCACCTCCTGGGCGGAGCGGCGGGCTGCGACCGGTGCGGGCGTGGATGCGTTCACCAGGTACCTCCGGGGAACTGCCGCCGCACGGACTGCAGTTCCGCGATCAGTGGCCCGAACTCCTCGGTGTGCAGGCCCGCGCGGCCGCCGGTGGCCGACCAGGTGGGAGCGGGCACGGCGAGGCCCGCCTCGGTGACGACGCCAGTGACCCGTCCTAGCCACGTGTCGCGCAGGGGTGCCGGGGAGGGCACGGTGCCGGAAGCGGCCAGGCGGCGCAGGAGGTCGTCATCCTCGAACAGTTCGCCGGCGTAGGGCCACACCCGCTCCAGGGCGTGTCGCATGCGGCGCGCGCTCTCGGCGGTGCCGCGTCCCAGCGTCACCGTCCAGCGATCGGCGTGCAGCCGGTGGAAGGCGACCTCCTTGGCGGCCCGGGCCCCGAACGCGGCGAGCTCGGGGTCGGCGCAGTGCGCGAGGCTCGCGTAGTGGAGGACGGCGAAGTGGGTGTAGGCGAGTTGCCGGGCCACGGTCACGGCGAAGTCGCCGTTGGGCAGCTCGGTCAGCAGGGCGTTGGTGAACTCGCGTTCCGAGCGGGTGTAGGCGAAGTCGTCCTCGGTGCGGCCGGTTCCGTCGAGGCGGCCGGCGCGGGCGAGCAGCGCGCGGGCGTGGCCGATCAGGTCGAGGGCGATGTTGGACAGGGCCAGGTCCTCGTCGATGGTCGGCGCACGGGTGATCCACTGGCACAACCGCTGCCCGAGAACGAGCGCGTCGTCGCCGAGGCGCGTCACGTACCGGGCCAGATCGGGGTGGGCGGCGGACGGCGGCACGTCCGGCAGGGTGCCGGGGCGCACTGCCACAGCGTCACTCGTCGTGCTCACCTTCGGGGCCTTTCTCGGTCAGCGGCGCGTAGTGCTCGGGGTAGCGGTACGGCTTGTGGCGGGCGCCCGCGAAGTACGGGTCGCGTTCGTCCGGGGAGGCCGTGTGGACGGCGTCGGAGCGGACCACCCACAGCGACAGGGGCTCGCCCCGGCGCGTGTACAGGTCGCGGGCGGCGGCCAGTGCCGCGTCCGGGCCGGCGGCACGCACCGACCCCACGTGCTGGTGCGCCAGGCCCCTGCGGGCGCGCAGGAACACCTCCCAGGACGACGGCGCGCCCTGTCGTGCCGCGCTCATGTGGCCGCTCCCCGCGGTTCGTCCGTCCTCGCGGCGTACGCGACGGCGGCCTCCCTGACCCAGGCGCCGTCCTCGTGCGCGGCCAGGCGGCTCGCGATGCGCTGCCGCGCCCAGTGGGTGTCGTCGCCCAGGGCCGTGCGGTAGGTGTGCCAGTCGACGGGCGTGAAGTCGTAGTGCCCGCGCTCCTCGTTCCAGCGGATCGCCGGGTCGGGCAGCGTCAGGCCGAGGCGCTCGGCCTGCGGGACGCAGGTGTCGACGAAACGCTGGCGCAGCTCGTCGTTGGTGTGGCGCTTGATGCCCCAGGCCATCGCGCGGCGGGAGACCGCGGCCCCCAGCGCAGCGGTCCGCGCGTCGGCGCCGCCCGCCTCCGTGTCGGGCGGTCCGAACATCAGCGCCACCGCCGGCAGCCACCAGCGGTCCACCGCGTCCTGCGCCATCTCCTTCTGCTCCGGGGTCCCCTCGCACAGGGTGCGCATCAGGTCGTAGCCCTGACGCACGTGGAAGGCCTCCTCCTGGCAGACGCGGCGCATCGCCCGGGCATAGGGCCCGTAGGACGTACGGCACAGGGGTGCCTGGTTGATGACGGCGGCGCCGTCCGTCAGCCAGGCGATGGCGCCGGTGTCCGCCCAGGTCAGCGCGGGATGGTTGAAGGTGGCCGAGGCGCGCTGCCGGCCGTGGTGCAGGG carries:
- a CDS encoding GAF domain-containing protein — translated: MTDPWVALEPGADPAERVRALHRAHETFTEAGTVPRPVRGVVADSWRRSARAGVHPDGSADVELTDGDLGTYRAEHPLAHVMPLFRELLGTFASDGRHLLAVCDARGRLLWVEGHASTLRQAGRMNFVPGARWSESAVGTNAPGTAVAVGRPVQVFAAEHFVRRVQPWTCAAAPVHDPRTGRLLGAVDITGGNGLAHPHSLGFVRAVARAAESQLALLTPGRPAARGSELAVLGRDRAVLTTGGRGIRLSRRHSEILVLLAERPDGLTGDELACALYEDESVTPVTLRAELARLRQVLGPGVLASRPYRLTLPLESDAAVVERRLAAGAVTTALAGYPGPLLPASRAPAVVRLRRRLADGLRAALVAGADPDLLADWVHAPWGEDDVEVWRALAAARPTPSHRARLAALEAELAAPGGWAGREDG
- a CDS encoding acetaldehyde dehydrogenase ExaC; protein product: MTRYAAPGSEGAIVSYLPRYDHFIGGEYAPPVRGQYFENPSPVNGQPFTEVARGTAEDVEAALDAAHAAAPGWGRRSASERSDILLKIADRMEANLEALAVAESWENGKPVRETLAADIPLAIDHFRYFAGAVRSQEGTLSEVDGDTVAYHFHEPLGVVAQIIPWNFPILMATWKLAPALAAGNAVVLKPAEQTPVSIHYWLSLVSDLLPPGVLNIVNGFGPEAGKPLASSPRVAKVAFTGETSTGRLIMQYAAENLKPVTLELGGKSPNIFFDDVWEKDDDLRDKALEGFTMFALNQGEVCTCPSRGLIQRGNYPDFLAAAVARTELIRPGHPLDTDTMIGAQASSEQLAKILSYIDIGRQEGAKVLTGGERAEYDGDLKGGYYVRPTIFEGDNRMRVFQEEIFGPVVSVASFDDFDDAIKIANDTSYGLGAGVWTRDINTAYRAGRAIQAGRVWTNCYHAYPAHAAFGGYKQSGIGRETHKMMLDHYQQTKNILCSYSPRKLGFF
- a CDS encoding kynureninase, producing MTPALSATAGLHEQAARLDADDTLADLRARFLLPPDVVYLDGNSLGPLPAAVPAALDDVVRRQWATGLIGSWNAAGWWEAPLRVGDTVGRLIGAAPGQTIAGDSTSVQLFTALDAAAALRPDRPLLVTDPGHFPTDRYLADAVARRRDLAVRHVRPGDLPDFLAAEGDRVAVVSYSPVDYRTGELYDMRTLTRAAHDAGALALWDLCHAAGALPLDVDGLGVDLAVGCGYKFLSGGPGAPAFLYVARRHHTTLETPLPGWTGHADPFALADSYTPAPGIARARIGTPPILSLLALEAALTAFDGVDLARLRTKSLSLTGFFLRCVDALLPPLGFTPVTPAEPGRRGSQVTLRHAHARGLAVALAEVGVIADMRAPDLLRFGVNALYTSHRDMLTAATRLRDLGEKADYDPAPPTPGPVT
- a CDS encoding alpha/beta hydrolase family protein, with product MTSRPISAFAAEEERRVLSLKPVLAPVHGRYGDHPHQSYDAWPSVGPEAPLVILLHGGYWRYDRMHLTPFADWLSTQGFNVLLPGFRRSGGAGGHPETFDDIARIVDTLPEGRPYVLAGHCSGGHLALWCAARGLLPPASRWYTRTLPTSVLALAPITDLTATRRDRLSDDAALQLLGGEEHFTARLPEVDPLTLLRGTGTTGVPTVLLHGAADEEVPLTQFSDYAAVHQDLRTVVLPGTGHYTLIEPGAPGARAVADTLRDMAAAHFPADAGRADEEAAHR
- a CDS encoding tryptophan 2,3-dioxygenase translates to MNDRTSTDSTLTCPFEGASPYDTYVHASVLNTLQHPFTEAPDEMGFLVTTQVMELWFTLIVHEWRTAKVAFAKDDLPAAMDALVRSRRALTALSGAWEPIAALTPAQFNGFRAAFGRASGFQSAMYRHMEFLLGDKSAGLLRAHRGDPAVHEALAETYREPSLYDDVLAYLHRQGLPVPAHVRERDVIRPYDADPGVVEAWRHVYAGPQHHPHLALGELLTDIAELVTRWRFDHVLVVRRAMGAKPGSAGSAGLAWLEQRAARPVFPELWEVRGDV
- a CDS encoding SDR family oxidoreductase, whose amino-acid sequence is MTATARHTGKTALVTGGSRGIGRAISHRLAREGALVAVHYGHDLTAAERTVKEIQADGGRAFPLHAELGVPGDADTLWSAFDDALAQQDAPAGLDILVNNAGITVPRPIAQVTEADYDRVFAINVKAPFFIIQRGLDRLRDGGRIVNISSVAARVAFPAIVSYTMTKAALDYLTLSLAHELGPRGITVNAVAPGYTETEINPTLAVPEIRRRYSEASTFGRLGDPVDIADVVSFVASDDARWVTGQWIDASGGAHLGV
- a CDS encoding 2Fe-2S iron-sulfur cluster-binding protein encodes the protein MNTAPPALPDEAPAGPPRRFGWHPLDVREVRHLSADTVAVTLHVPTNLRDVFAHHPGRHVVVRHRQASGAELRRSYSLCPPPHAPSALRLVIKRSGPGGFGEYATTRLVPGARLELSAPTGAFALPRLPGAHHVLLAGGTGITPLAPMAAHALRRDPTCRVSLVHSVRTSDDAVLADELAEVKDEFVDRFTVLYVLTREDRGSGGGPLARRLDASGVRRLLAAVDARPGPDTTFALCGPPGLVATVRHVLAGLGADPSFVRWELFTAEDRQPPEPEPVGQALGAGEYRVTALLDGRRRAATVLPDDPVLLDALLRSHPDMPYACREGVCGSCRAKVVSGQVTADGQHALDARDRAAGYTLVCRARPRTPEITLDFDA
- the paaD gene encoding 1,2-phenylacetyl-CoA epoxidase subunit PaaD, whose protein sequence is MVNASTPAPVAARRSAQEVRERVAALPDPELPVIGLGDLGVVGRVAPGADGVLEVEITPTYLGCPALPEITAAVRGILTSCGHPDGRVRHVLTPPWTTDRITPEGRRALAAHGIAPPVTPAPDSPVPVALGAVPCPHCGSRATRPHSAFGPARCQSVLWCTACREPFPHLTAL
- the paaC gene encoding 1,2-phenylacetyl-CoA epoxidase subunit PaaC; the encoded protein is MRPGTLPDVPPSAAHPDLARYVTRLGDDALVLGQRLCQWITRAPTIDEDLALSNIALDLIGHARALLARAGRLDGTGRTEDDFAYTRSEREFTNALLTELPNGDFAVTVARQLAYTHFAVLHYASLAHCADPELAAFGARAAKEVAFHRLHADRWTVTLGRGTAESARRMRHALERVWPYAGELFEDDDLLRRLAASGTVPSPAPLRDTWLGRVTGVVTEAGLAVPAPTWSATGGRAGLHTEEFGPLIAELQSVRRQFPGGTW
- the paaB gene encoding 1,2-phenylacetyl-CoA epoxidase subunit PaaB, whose protein sequence is MSAARQGAPSSWEVFLRARRGLAHQHVGSVRAAGPDAALAAARDLYTRRGEPLSLWVVRSDAVHTASPDERDPYFAGARHKPYRYPEHYAPLTEKGPEGEHDE
- the paaA gene encoding 1,2-phenylacetyl-CoA epoxidase subunit PaaA, which codes for MTASTTATTTASATADEDDLLAHFDALIADGETIEPRDWMPDGYRRMLARQIAQHAHSEIIGMQPEGAWLTRAPSLHRKSVLLAKVQDEAGHGLYLYSAAETLGVDRADLLDALHHGRQRASATFNHPALTWADTGAIAWLTDGAAVINQAPLCRTSYGPYARAMRRVCQEEAFHVRQGYDLMRTLCEGTPEQKEMAQDAVDRWWLPAVALMFGPPDTEAGGADARTAALGAAVSRRAMAWGIKRHTNDELRQRFVDTCVPQAERLGLTLPDPAIRWNEERGHYDFTPVDWHTYRTALGDDTHWARQRIASRLAAHEDGAWVREAAVAYAARTDEPRGAAT